One genomic window of Candidatus Krumholzibacteriota bacterium includes the following:
- a CDS encoding Hsp20/alpha crystallin family protein codes for MRLVKWNPGYLHPLNRNMDDLFDGFFGVPLARERTWAPRVDVHEHEDRFELQAEIPGMEKEEISIEVQERMLAIRGEKKVEEEKDEAGCHIRERHWGRFERTFTLPENVDTAKIDAAYRNGVLTIGIPKKEEAKPKEIKVEVK; via the coding sequence ATGAGGCTCGTAAAATGGAATCCCGGTTATCTGCACCCGCTCAATCGCAACATGGACGATCTCTTCGACGGGTTCTTCGGCGTGCCGTTGGCTCGCGAGCGGACCTGGGCGCCGCGAGTGGACGTCCACGAGCACGAGGACCGCTTCGAGCTCCAGGCCGAGATCCCCGGCATGGAGAAGGAGGAGATCAGCATCGAGGTGCAGGAACGCATGCTGGCGATCCGCGGCGAGAAGAAGGTCGAGGAGGAGAAGGACGAGGCCGGGTGCCACATCCGCGAGCGTCACTGGGGACGGTTCGAGCGGACCTTCACGCTCCCCGAGAACGTCGATACGGCGAAGATCGACGCCGCCTACCGGAACGGCGTGCTGACGATCGGCATCCCGAAGAAGGAAGAGGCGAAGCCCAAGGAGATCAAGGTCGAGGTGAAGTAG
- a CDS encoding S9 family peptidase: MKTMRALAALALVALVAAGCSREAKRYTIEEFLGTVSWSGGSFSHDEERLLVTSDRDGIFNAYSIPVAGGEPTQLTFSAGDNIFALSYLPGDDRFLYSSDRGGNEISHIFLQEKDGSARDLTPGEAARAVFYGWNHERTHFFYGSNARDERFMDVYIMDAADFSAKMIYLNDAGYEFGAVSNDMRYMAFSKTRTTSDRDIYLYDRSTGEVRHITPHVGEVFFAPTDFGPDSRTLRFLTDEESEFRYLKSYDIATGKTELVEKHDWDILYSYVSHGGSYRVTAVNNDAQTEIRVTETATGRAIELPGLPAGDVVSVGISPSERFMRFYASSARTERNLYVYDFASGRHRRLTDSMNPGIDTDDLVDAEVVRYESFDGLRIPAVLYRPKGATKDRRAPALVMVHGGPGGQARIGYSALRQYLVNHGYAILDVNNRGSSGYGKTFLKLDDMKHGDEDLDDCVRGAGYLASTGWVDPERIGIIGGSYGGYMVLAALAFRPETFAVGVDLFGISNWVRTLENIPPWWESFRAALYTEMGDPSVDGEYLRGISPLFHAERIVRPLMVLQGANDPRVLKVESDEIVAAARKNGVPVSYLVFEDEGHGFLKKENRIEGYRAILRFLDEHLAAPGETKS; this comes from the coding sequence ATGAAGACCATGCGCGCGCTCGCCGCGCTCGCACTCGTCGCGCTGGTCGCGGCGGGCTGTTCACGCGAGGCGAAACGGTACACGATCGAGGAGTTTCTCGGCACGGTCTCCTGGTCGGGCGGATCATTCTCGCACGACGAGGAGCGTCTTCTCGTCACGAGCGACCGCGACGGGATCTTCAACGCCTACTCGATCCCCGTCGCCGGCGGCGAGCCGACGCAGCTCACCTTCTCGGCCGGGGACAACATCTTCGCCTTGTCCTATCTGCCCGGCGACGACCGCTTCCTCTACTCGAGCGACCGCGGCGGCAACGAGATCTCGCACATCTTCCTGCAGGAAAAGGACGGCTCCGCGCGCGACCTGACGCCCGGCGAGGCGGCGCGCGCCGTCTTCTACGGCTGGAACCACGAGCGGACGCACTTCTTCTACGGGTCGAACGCCCGGGACGAGCGGTTCATGGACGTCTACATCATGGACGCCGCCGATTTCTCGGCGAAGATGATCTACCTCAACGACGCCGGCTACGAGTTCGGCGCGGTCTCGAACGACATGCGCTACATGGCGTTCTCGAAGACGCGCACGACGAGCGACCGCGACATCTACCTGTACGACCGGTCGACGGGCGAGGTGCGGCACATCACGCCGCACGTGGGCGAGGTCTTCTTCGCGCCGACGGACTTCGGCCCCGATTCGCGGACGCTCCGCTTTCTCACCGACGAGGAGAGCGAGTTCCGCTATCTGAAGAGCTACGACATCGCGACGGGAAAGACGGAGCTCGTCGAGAAGCACGACTGGGACATCCTCTACTCCTACGTCTCGCACGGCGGGAGCTACCGCGTGACGGCGGTCAACAACGACGCGCAAACGGAGATCCGCGTCACCGAGACGGCGACGGGCCGCGCGATCGAGCTCCCCGGGCTGCCCGCCGGCGACGTCGTGTCGGTGGGGATCTCGCCGAGCGAGCGCTTCATGCGCTTCTACGCGAGCAGCGCGCGCACCGAGCGGAATCTCTACGTGTACGACTTCGCGTCGGGCCGGCACCGCCGCCTCACCGATTCGATGAATCCCGGGATCGACACCGACGACCTCGTCGACGCCGAGGTCGTCCGCTACGAGTCCTTCGACGGCCTCCGGATCCCCGCCGTCCTCTACCGGCCGAAAGGGGCCACGAAGGATCGCAGGGCGCCGGCGCTCGTCATGGTGCACGGCGGACCGGGCGGCCAGGCGCGCATCGGCTACAGCGCGCTCAGGCAGTACCTGGTCAACCACGGCTACGCGATCCTCGACGTCAACAACCGCGGTTCCTCGGGCTACGGGAAGACCTTCCTCAAGCTCGACGACATGAAGCACGGCGACGAGGATCTCGACGACTGCGTCCGGGGGGCCGGGTACCTCGCGTCGACCGGGTGGGTCGACCCCGAACGGATCGGGATCATCGGCGGCTCGTACGGGGGGTACATGGTTCTCGCGGCGCTCGCCTTCCGCCCGGAAACGTTCGCCGTCGGCGTCGACCTGTTCGGCATCTCGAACTGGGTGCGGACGCTCGAGAACATCCCGCCCTGGTGGGAGAGCTTCCGCGCGGCGCTCTACACGGAGATGGGCGATCCGTCCGTCGACGGGGAGTACCTGCGGGGCATCTCGCCACTCTTCCACGCCGAGCGCATCGTCCGGCCGCTCATGGTCCTCCAGGGGGCCAACGACCCGCGCGTCCTCAAGGTGGAATCCGACGAGATCGTCGCGGCGGCGCGGAAGAACGGCGTGCCGGTGTCCTATCTCGTCTTCGAGGACGAGGGGCACGGCTTCCTCAAGAAGGAGAACCGTATCGAGGGGTACCGGGCGATCCTCCGTTTCCTCGACGAGCACCTGGCCGCCCCGGGGGAGACGAAATCGTGA
- a CDS encoding MoxR family ATPase gives MTGREGGGRPEDERVFVACREAYERLREQIARVIVGQEEVVEQLVTALFAGGHCLLVGVPGLAKTLLVSTVARCLRLSFSRVQFTPDLMPGDITGTEVLDEDAATGRRVFRFIRGPVFANVVLADEINRTPPKTQAALLQAMQEGYVTAGGSDHPLEPPFFVLATQNPIELEGTYPLPEAQLDRFMFDVRVGYPSAEEEMRIVDTTTSAAPAEPEPVLDAGAILDIQRFVRRVPVADRVLRFAVELVRASREPGLPGIGEYLAWGAGPRAGQYLVLAAKTRSLLRGETTPDTEDVRAVALPVLRHRLVTNFRAEADGVSADDLVRRLLEGVSG, from the coding sequence GTGACCGGGCGCGAGGGCGGCGGACGGCCGGAGGACGAGCGCGTCTTCGTGGCGTGCCGCGAGGCGTACGAGCGGCTGCGCGAGCAGATCGCGCGCGTCATCGTCGGGCAGGAGGAGGTCGTCGAGCAGCTGGTGACCGCCCTCTTCGCCGGCGGGCACTGCCTGCTCGTCGGCGTGCCGGGGCTGGCCAAGACCCTTCTCGTCTCCACGGTGGCCCGGTGCCTTCGCCTCTCCTTCTCGCGCGTCCAGTTCACCCCCGACCTCATGCCGGGCGACATCACGGGCACCGAGGTCCTCGACGAGGACGCGGCCACGGGCCGGCGCGTGTTCCGCTTCATCCGCGGGCCGGTCTTTGCCAACGTCGTCCTCGCCGACGAGATCAACCGGACGCCGCCGAAAACGCAGGCGGCCCTCCTCCAGGCGATGCAGGAGGGATACGTGACGGCCGGGGGGAGCGACCACCCGCTCGAGCCCCCCTTCTTCGTCCTCGCCACGCAGAACCCGATCGAGCTCGAGGGGACCTATCCCCTCCCCGAGGCCCAGCTCGACCGCTTCATGTTCGATGTCCGCGTCGGCTACCCGTCGGCGGAAGAGGAGATGCGGATCGTCGACACGACGACGAGCGCGGCGCCCGCCGAGCCCGAGCCGGTCCTCGACGCCGGCGCGATCCTCGACATCCAGCGTTTCGTCCGCCGGGTCCCCGTCGCCGACCGCGTCCTGCGGTTCGCCGTCGAGCTCGTCCGCGCGAGCCGCGAGCCCGGGTTGCCGGGAATCGGGGAATACCTCGCCTGGGGGGCGGGGCCGAGGGCCGGCCAGTATCTCGTCCTCGCCGCGAAGACGAGGAGCCTCCTCAGGGGCGAGACGACCCCCGACACGGAGGACGTTCGCGCCGTCGCCCTCCCCGTGCTGCGGCACCGGCTCGTCACGAATTTCCGCGCCGAGGCGGACGGCGTCTCCGCCGACGATCTCGTCCGGCGGCTCCTCGAGGGCGTGTCCGGATGA
- a CDS encoding DUF58 domain-containing protein, whose product MNGGRKAGAGESNPGGFLRPEVVSRLENMDLRARLIVEGFIAGLHRSPYHGFSVEFAEYRQYGPGESARNVDWKVYAKTDRHYVKVFEDETNLRATLLLDRSGSMGYAEGGGVSKLRWGALLCAALAWLLVRQRDAVALALFDERVNEYLPHRSVKRHLFQLLSALDAVRPGARTGISRALNDLAELVTRRGLVVLVSDLLDDPDEVAAGLRRFRHRGHEVIVFHLLDPREEDLDFRGETRFRDLETGETLRAQPWFLRDEYRRSVRAWKGAIERRCVEHGIDYVPVSTATPFDGALAAYLGKRRRLR is encoded by the coding sequence ATGAACGGAGGAAGAAAAGCGGGTGCCGGCGAGTCGAACCCGGGCGGATTCCTGCGCCCCGAGGTCGTCAGCCGCCTGGAGAACATGGACCTCCGGGCGCGGCTCATCGTCGAGGGGTTCATCGCGGGGCTGCACCGCAGCCCCTACCACGGCTTCTCCGTGGAGTTCGCCGAGTACCGGCAGTACGGGCCGGGGGAGTCGGCGCGGAACGTCGACTGGAAGGTCTACGCGAAGACCGACCGGCACTACGTCAAGGTCTTCGAGGACGAGACGAACCTCCGCGCGACGCTGCTCCTCGACCGAAGCGGGTCGATGGGGTACGCGGAGGGCGGCGGCGTCTCGAAACTCCGGTGGGGGGCCCTGCTCTGCGCGGCCCTCGCCTGGCTGCTCGTCAGGCAGCGCGACGCCGTCGCACTCGCCCTCTTCGACGAGCGGGTGAACGAGTACCTGCCCCACCGGTCGGTGAAGCGCCATCTCTTCCAGCTGCTGAGCGCCCTCGACGCCGTCCGGCCGGGCGCGCGCACGGGGATCAGCCGGGCGCTCAACGACCTCGCCGAGCTCGTCACCAGGCGCGGTCTCGTCGTCCTGGTGAGCGATCTCCTCGACGACCCCGACGAGGTGGCGGCCGGGCTGAGGCGCTTCCGCCACCGCGGACACGAGGTGATCGTCTTCCACCTGCTCGACCCGCGCGAGGAGGACCTCGACTTCCGGGGCGAGACGCGTTTCCGCGACCTCGAGACGGGTGAGACCCTCCGGGCGCAGCCGTGGTTTCTCCGGGACGAGTACCGACGGAGCGTCCGGGCGTGGAAGGGGGCGATCGAGCGGCGGTGCGTGGAGCACGGGATCGACTACGTGCCGGTCTCGACGGCGACGCCCTTCGACGGCGCCCTCGCGGCCTATCTCGGCAAGCGGCGGCGCCTGAGGTGA
- a CDS encoding BatA and WFA domain-containing protein — protein sequence MDFLQPWALFLLAAAGVPLVIHLLSRRRIPEIPFGSLRFLSPSERQSMRRVDLRRLLLLVLRMAAVALLALAFARPVVRGGLAGLFPAAAPRSVVLLVDRSWSMGAATGGGTVLDAAKERAAEVLDRLEAGDELTVIFFDDRAETVLDAAPFDRGTAMSVVRPAGVSWRTTDLRAAVREARRAFARADLPARELYLVSDFQRGALGLEGPAAETKRAAAGAPKRERGEAAGDTAGDGGQVTDRADDGFVRAFLLPVRATGTDNTAIERIDAPRTVVHRGEAIGIAVHLRGAGNAGAPTPLRVLVDGHRIAERETVVPPDGRRVERFVFPAERAGWLRCEARSAPDRLAADDTRRFAVEVRERLDALLLADGDALYLEQALAPDGSEGDIALVRRGWREFTSADLETGAVVLGPGRGPLPGDIALIERFVEEGGHALLFVLPETEETARRLSRRRLDIGFGDPDGLARLIDPVPGTALLAPFDREDIERLSRIRIAGGAVVRGVPAGAAELRFDDGSPLVWREARGEGEVVFACLQPGSGALVLSPWFLPLVQQALLAPGGEAAAPAGLLVGEVLGFAGTAETVLLPGGAIARPGPGGVAAGEPGFAEIRGPAGTRLVAVNPDCRLESDLSPIDPRAAADSLGFAHAAVVAPGEAVAERVRDAREGREISTQLAAVALALLAAELVAAQKAGRSGDVG from the coding sequence ATGGATTTCCTGCAGCCCTGGGCCCTCTTCCTCCTCGCCGCGGCGGGCGTGCCCCTCGTGATCCACCTGCTCAGCCGGCGCCGGATCCCCGAGATCCCCTTCGGGAGCCTCCGCTTCCTCAGCCCCTCGGAGCGGCAAAGCATGCGCCGCGTCGATCTCCGGCGGCTCCTCCTCCTCGTCCTGCGGATGGCGGCCGTGGCCCTGCTCGCCCTCGCCTTCGCCCGTCCCGTCGTCCGCGGCGGGCTCGCCGGGCTCTTTCCCGCCGCGGCGCCGCGGTCCGTCGTCCTTCTCGTCGACCGCTCCTGGAGCATGGGCGCCGCGACGGGGGGCGGCACGGTCCTCGACGCGGCGAAAGAACGGGCGGCCGAGGTCCTCGACCGGCTCGAGGCGGGCGACGAGCTCACGGTGATTTTCTTCGACGACCGGGCCGAGACGGTCCTCGACGCCGCGCCCTTCGACCGCGGGACGGCGATGTCGGTTGTTCGCCCCGCCGGCGTCTCGTGGCGGACGACCGATCTCCGGGCCGCCGTGCGGGAGGCGCGGCGCGCCTTCGCCAGGGCCGATCTTCCCGCCCGCGAGCTCTACCTCGTCTCGGATTTCCAGCGCGGCGCCCTCGGCCTGGAAGGCCCCGCGGCGGAAACGAAGCGGGCGGCGGCCGGCGCGCCGAAGCGGGAACGCGGCGAGGCGGCGGGCGACACGGCCGGCGACGGCGGACAGGTCACGGACCGGGCGGACGACGGGTTCGTCCGCGCCTTCCTTCTCCCCGTGCGGGCAACCGGGACGGACAACACGGCGATCGAACGGATCGACGCGCCGCGGACGGTCGTTCACCGCGGCGAGGCGATCGGAATCGCCGTCCATCTCCGCGGCGCGGGGAACGCCGGCGCGCCAACGCCCCTGCGCGTCCTCGTCGACGGCCACCGTATCGCCGAGCGGGAGACGGTCGTTCCGCCGGACGGCCGTCGCGTCGAGCGCTTCGTCTTTCCCGCCGAGCGGGCCGGGTGGCTGCGGTGCGAGGCCCGCTCGGCGCCGGACCGCCTCGCCGCCGACGACACGCGGCGCTTCGCCGTCGAGGTGCGCGAGCGCCTCGACGCCCTGCTGCTCGCCGACGGCGACGCCCTCTACCTCGAGCAGGCGCTCGCCCCGGACGGCTCGGAGGGGGACATCGCCCTCGTCAGGCGCGGATGGCGGGAGTTCACCTCGGCGGACCTTGAGACCGGGGCGGTCGTCCTCGGCCCGGGACGCGGCCCGCTCCCGGGGGATATCGCGCTGATCGAGCGGTTCGTCGAGGAGGGGGGCCACGCGCTCCTCTTCGTCCTGCCAGAGACGGAGGAGACGGCGCGGCGGCTCTCCCGGCGGCGGCTCGACATCGGCTTCGGCGATCCCGATGGCCTCGCCCGGCTGATCGACCCCGTGCCGGGGACGGCGCTCCTCGCTCCCTTCGACCGCGAGGACATCGAGCGGCTCTCCCGGATCCGCATCGCCGGCGGAGCGGTCGTGCGGGGGGTCCCCGCCGGCGCCGCCGAGCTGCGCTTCGACGACGGAAGCCCCCTCGTCTGGCGGGAGGCGCGCGGCGAGGGGGAGGTCGTCTTCGCCTGCCTGCAACCCGGAAGCGGCGCCCTCGTCCTCTCGCCCTGGTTTCTCCCCCTCGTGCAGCAGGCCCTCCTCGCGCCGGGAGGGGAGGCAGCCGCGCCCGCCGGCCTCCTCGTCGGCGAGGTTCTCGGTTTCGCCGGGACGGCGGAGACGGTCCTTCTTCCCGGGGGCGCGATCGCGCGCCCCGGGCCGGGAGGCGTCGCCGCCGGGGAGCCGGGCTTCGCCGAGATCCGCGGTCCCGCCGGGACGCGGCTCGTCGCGGTGAATCCCGACTGCCGCCTCGAGTCGGACCTCTCGCCCATCGATCCGCGGGCCGCCGCCGACTCGCTGGGTTTCGCCCACGCGGCGGTCGTCGCGCCGGGCGAGGCGGTCGCCGAGCGCGTCCGGGACGCGCGGGAAGGCAGGGAGATATCGACGCAGCTCGCCGCAGTCGCGCTGGCCCTTCTCGCCGCGGAGCTCGTCGCGGCGCAGAAGGCGGGGAGGTCCGGCGATGTGGGATGA
- the mfd gene encoding transcription-repair coupling factor, giving the protein MWDDLKSRIRETPAFRTLAAGLAPAGADAAAAGLRGGARSLLVAALAETRAEPMLVIAADPVGARDTAIDLELFGLRGVVFYPEDEMLPYDYHEPDRDLAGMQMKALEILAEGGCRVLVCTFRAAMKKVVSAELFRRILVRLERGTERDPHELAAGLVDLGYERRETVEGKGQFALRGGILDLFPIAADDPVRMEFDGDEIASMRRFDIETQRSAGETGTVVVHPVHHFVPDAAGLARLRERLELEAAALPPDERARALLPAERLESGISFYGMEHYAADVHDVQPVFSCFANDPLVVLAGAEELETLAREFQGEIATRFERSREEGHRYPAPDRVYVTGEELRERLASFRVLQLLDLWREGAARFETTRPPDYRRNLAGLERDVRAALANSTRVFLFCSNPFQRDRAEDLLDEVALEIDFPVGDLSSGFRWPDAGVLMLSEEEVFGRYHRPYLVPRAKSRSLTYDPSHFQPGDHVVHVDHGIGRYMGMRVLEREGGRTECLDIRYEGDDRLFIPVTRLRMVEKYVAAEGSEPSLARLGGAAWARSRERARKSAEKIARDLLELYAARRLAEGHAFRPDTPWQKEMEASFPYEETAHQLQASAEVKEDMESGRTMDRLLCGDVGFGKTEVALRAAFKAVMDGKQVAVLVPTTVLAMQHHQSIEERLRGFPVNHGMLSRFVTAREQKKTIEAIAAGRMDIVVGTHRLLSKDVVFRDLGLAVIDEEHRFGVRHKEAFKKLKKTVDVLSMTATPIPRTLSMALSGIRDFSVIDTPPRNRLPIHTEILPFDDERIRDAVMREVDRGGQVFFVHNRVQSIEVMEGFLRRLLPERVRIAHAHGQMKERELERRMIDFLERRFDVLVCTMIIEAGLDFPNVNTIIINRADRFGLAQLYQLRGRVGRSDRKAFAYLLVPRGRTLTPTAMKRLQAIGEFDYLGAGYRIAMRDLEIRGAGNLLGPQQSGQIRAVGLDLYSRMLRDEVARLRGEEPEETAEARVSMSLRAYLPGEYVADSEERMDIYRRLTRIETVDAVEDMRAELRDRFGTAPETALNMLRLVEIRLRARSAGIEFVEADHAGRLRVGFRPDGVPGRRAIARIVEAFAGRISFHAEGGFSLTVDPPVTAGRAGRSPREREEAALADVEMLLKLLEFSAT; this is encoded by the coding sequence ATGTGGGATGACCTGAAGTCGCGCATCCGCGAGACGCCGGCCTTCCGGACGCTCGCCGCCGGCCTCGCGCCTGCGGGCGCCGACGCCGCCGCGGCGGGGCTGCGCGGCGGGGCCCGGTCGCTCCTCGTGGCCGCCCTCGCCGAGACACGCGCCGAGCCGATGCTCGTCATCGCCGCCGACCCGGTCGGCGCTCGCGACACGGCGATCGACCTCGAGCTCTTCGGCCTGCGGGGGGTCGTCTTCTACCCCGAGGACGAGATGCTCCCCTACGATTACCACGAGCCCGACCGCGACCTCGCCGGCATGCAGATGAAGGCCCTCGAGATCCTCGCCGAGGGCGGATGCAGGGTGCTCGTCTGCACCTTCCGCGCGGCGATGAAGAAGGTCGTTTCCGCGGAGCTCTTCCGCCGGATCCTCGTGCGCCTCGAGCGCGGAACGGAGCGCGATCCCCACGAGCTCGCCGCCGGCCTGGTCGACCTCGGCTACGAGCGGCGCGAGACGGTCGAGGGGAAGGGGCAGTTCGCCCTGCGCGGCGGGATCCTCGACCTCTTCCCCATCGCCGCCGACGATCCCGTGCGGATGGAGTTCGACGGCGACGAGATCGCCTCGATGCGCCGCTTCGACATCGAGACGCAGCGGTCCGCCGGGGAGACGGGAACGGTCGTCGTCCATCCCGTCCACCACTTCGTTCCCGACGCGGCGGGGCTCGCACGGCTCCGCGAGCGTCTCGAGCTCGAGGCGGCGGCCCTGCCTCCCGACGAGCGGGCGCGGGCGCTCCTGCCCGCCGAGCGGCTCGAAAGCGGGATCTCCTTCTACGGGATGGAGCACTACGCGGCCGACGTCCACGACGTGCAGCCGGTCTTCTCCTGCTTCGCGAACGATCCGCTCGTCGTCCTCGCCGGCGCCGAGGAGCTGGAGACCCTCGCGCGCGAGTTCCAGGGGGAGATCGCCACCCGCTTCGAGCGGTCGCGGGAGGAGGGGCATCGCTACCCCGCCCCCGACCGGGTCTACGTGACCGGAGAGGAGCTGCGCGAGCGGCTCGCGAGCTTCCGCGTCCTCCAACTCCTCGACCTGTGGCGCGAGGGGGCCGCGCGCTTCGAGACGACCCGTCCCCCCGACTACCGGCGCAACCTCGCCGGCCTCGAGCGGGACGTCCGCGCCGCCCTGGCCAACTCGACGCGCGTCTTCCTCTTCTGCTCGAACCCCTTCCAGCGCGACCGCGCCGAGGATCTGCTCGACGAGGTCGCCCTCGAGATCGACTTTCCCGTGGGCGATCTCTCGAGCGGGTTCCGCTGGCCCGACGCCGGCGTCCTCATGCTCAGCGAGGAGGAGGTCTTCGGCCGGTACCATCGACCCTACCTCGTTCCCCGCGCGAAGAGCCGGTCGCTCACGTACGATCCCTCGCATTTCCAGCCGGGCGACCATGTCGTCCACGTCGACCACGGGATCGGGCGGTACATGGGAATGCGCGTGCTCGAGCGGGAGGGGGGGCGGACCGAGTGCCTCGACATCCGCTACGAGGGGGACGACCGCCTCTTCATTCCCGTCACCCGCCTGCGGATGGTGGAGAAGTACGTCGCCGCCGAGGGGAGCGAGCCGTCGCTCGCCCGGCTCGGCGGCGCCGCCTGGGCGCGGTCGCGCGAGCGGGCGAGGAAGAGCGCGGAGAAGATCGCGCGCGACCTTCTCGAGCTCTACGCCGCCCGCCGCCTCGCCGAGGGGCACGCCTTCAGGCCCGACACCCCCTGGCAGAAGGAGATGGAGGCCTCCTTCCCCTACGAGGAGACGGCCCACCAGCTCCAGGCGAGCGCCGAGGTGAAGGAAGACATGGAGAGCGGGCGCACGATGGACCGTCTCCTCTGCGGCGACGTCGGCTTCGGCAAGACCGAGGTGGCCCTCCGGGCCGCCTTCAAGGCGGTCATGGACGGCAAGCAGGTGGCCGTCCTCGTTCCGACGACCGTTCTCGCGATGCAGCATCACCAGTCGATCGAGGAGCGGTTGCGCGGGTTTCCCGTGAACCACGGGATGCTGAGCCGCTTCGTGACGGCCAGGGAGCAGAAGAAGACGATCGAGGCGATCGCCGCCGGGCGGATGGACATCGTGGTCGGCACGCACCGGCTGCTCTCGAAGGACGTCGTCTTCCGCGATCTCGGTCTCGCCGTCATCGACGAGGAGCACCGCTTCGGCGTCCGCCACAAGGAGGCCTTCAAGAAGCTCAAGAAGACCGTCGACGTCCTCAGCATGACGGCCACGCCGATCCCCCGCACCCTCTCCATGGCCCTCTCGGGGATCCGCGACTTCTCGGTGATCGACACCCCCCCGCGCAACCGGCTCCCGATCCACACCGAGATCCTCCCCTTCGACGACGAACGGATCCGAGACGCCGTGATGCGCGAGGTCGACCGCGGCGGCCAGGTCTTCTTCGTGCACAACCGGGTGCAGTCGATCGAGGTGATGGAGGGGTTCCTCCGCAGGCTCCTCCCCGAACGCGTGCGGATCGCCCACGCGCACGGGCAGATGAAGGAGCGGGAGCTCGAGCGCCGGATGATCGATTTCCTCGAACGGCGGTTCGACGTCCTCGTCTGCACGATGATCATCGAGGCGGGGCTCGATTTCCCGAACGTCAACACGATCATCATCAACCGGGCCGACCGCTTCGGGCTGGCCCAGCTCTACCAGCTCCGCGGGCGTGTCGGCCGGAGCGACCGGAAGGCTTTCGCCTATCTGCTCGTCCCCCGCGGGCGGACCCTCACCCCGACGGCGATGAAGCGGCTCCAGGCGATCGGCGAGTTCGACTACCTCGGCGCGGGCTACCGCATCGCGATGCGCGACCTCGAGATCCGCGGAGCGGGAAACCTGCTCGGCCCGCAGCAGTCGGGTCAGATACGCGCGGTCGGGCTCGATCTCTACTCGCGGATGCTGCGCGACGAGGTGGCCCGGCTCAGGGGCGAGGAGCCCGAGGAGACGGCGGAGGCGCGCGTGTCGATGTCCCTGCGCGCCTACCTCCCGGGCGAGTACGTCGCCGACTCGGAGGAGCGGATGGACATCTACCGCCGGCTCACACGGATCGAAACCGTCGACGCGGTGGAGGACATGCGCGCGGAGCTGCGCGACCGGTTCGGAACGGCCCCCGAGACGGCGCTGAACATGCTGCGGCTCGTCGAGATCCGCCTCAGGGCCCGGTCCGCGGGGATCGAATTCGTCGAGGCGGACCACGCGGGGCGGCTGCGGGTCGGCTTCCGCCCCGACGGCGTCCCGGGCCGCCGGGCGATCGCCCGGATCGTCGAGGCCTTCGCGGGGCGCATCTCGTTCCACGCCGAGGGGGGGTTCTCGCTGACCGTCGATCCGCCGGTAACCGCCGGCAGGGCCGGACGCAGCCCGCGCGAGCGGGAGGAGGCGGCGCTCGCCGATGTCGAGATGCTGTTGAAATTATTGGAATTTTCTGCTACATAA